Proteins from one Amycolatopsis endophytica genomic window:
- a CDS encoding MFS transporter gives MTAPISVPAKAPAGKAPGKFRTLFGAGIGNTLEWYDWSVYAIFAPFFAKQFFVGGNATSALLSTLAVFAVGFLMRPLGGFFFGWLADRRGRRFSLTTSMVTMAAGSLIIGVAPTHDTVGVGAAVILLLARLLQGLAHGGEIAASYTYVAEIAPTARRGLWSTSLYISVTAGIVLASLIGAAGSSLFGEQALRDWAWRVPFLIGGVLGLVGLYLRRTLQETEAYSEAATPRSTRELLRALARNKKSLARILGLTAGVTVVYYIWAVGISGFAIDAHGVDATAGLWATVAANVFFMITLPLWGKLSDRFGRKPVFIAYGVAFLVLSFPLMALINDSALRLGLLMGVALFFLGAFVGIMPAYFAELFPTEVRASGVGVPYSVMVAIFGGTAPYVLTWLHAHQLDWLFSCYLVVLVAIGLITTLLTPETKGRPLT, from the coding sequence ATGACGGCTCCCATCTCGGTGCCGGCGAAGGCACCGGCCGGCAAGGCGCCCGGCAAGTTCCGCACGTTGTTCGGCGCGGGAATCGGCAACACGCTCGAGTGGTACGACTGGAGCGTCTACGCCATCTTCGCGCCCTTCTTCGCCAAGCAGTTCTTCGTCGGCGGCAACGCCACCAGCGCGCTGCTGTCCACATTGGCCGTGTTCGCGGTCGGCTTCCTGATGCGACCGCTGGGCGGGTTCTTCTTCGGCTGGCTCGCCGACCGCCGCGGGCGAAGGTTCTCCCTGACCACCTCGATGGTCACCATGGCCGCGGGCAGTCTCATCATCGGGGTCGCGCCCACCCACGACACGGTCGGCGTCGGCGCGGCGGTGATCCTGCTGCTGGCCCGGTTGCTGCAGGGCCTGGCCCACGGCGGGGAGATCGCCGCGTCCTACACCTACGTCGCCGAGATCGCCCCGACCGCGCGCCGCGGGCTGTGGTCGACCAGTCTCTACATCTCGGTCACCGCGGGTATCGTGCTCGCCTCGCTGATCGGCGCGGCCGGCTCCAGCCTGTTCGGTGAACAGGCCCTGCGCGACTGGGCCTGGCGCGTGCCGTTCCTCATCGGCGGTGTCCTCGGGCTCGTCGGTCTCTACCTGCGGCGCACGCTTCAGGAGACCGAGGCCTACTCCGAAGCCGCGACTCCGCGCAGCACCCGCGAGTTGCTGCGTGCCCTGGCCCGCAACAAGAAGAGCCTCGCCCGGATCCTCGGGCTCACCGCGGGCGTCACCGTCGTGTACTACATCTGGGCGGTCGGCATCTCCGGGTTCGCCATCGACGCGCACGGCGTCGACGCGACCGCCGGATTGTGGGCCACCGTCGCGGCCAACGTGTTCTTCATGATCACGCTGCCGCTGTGGGGCAAGCTGTCCGACCGCTTCGGGCGCAAACCGGTCTTCATCGCCTACGGGGTGGCGTTCCTGGTGCTGTCGTTCCCGCTGATGGCCCTGATCAACGATTCGGCGCTCCGGCTCGGGCTCCTCATGGGCGTCGCGTTGTTCTTCCTCGGCGCGTTCGTCGGCATCATGCCCGCCTACTTCGCCGAGCTGTTCCCCACCGAGGTCCGCGCCTCCGGCGTCGGCGTGCCCTACTCGGTGATGGTCGCGATCTTCGGCGGCACCGCGCCCTACGTCCTGACCTGGCTGCACGCGCACCAGCTGGACTGGCTGTTCTCCTGCTACCTGGTGGTGCTGGTCGCGATCGGCCTGATCACCACCCTGCTCACCCCCGAGACGAAGGGCAGGCCCCTGACGTGA
- the tcuA gene encoding FAD-dependent tricarballylate dehydrogenase TcuA, with the protein MTTSASSPDPVVVIGAGIAGLSAAVSAAEEGAPVIVVDRAGPLEAGGNTKWTSAYFRLDDVYEPNESFVDEVVAFSGGRTPSWYVEALVERLPETMEWIQGHGARFRRFPTYFINSNRPRLQPHGGGEALLTALRPVAEKLGVEFRYHTTAQSLVTAADGRVTGLRVSGPGGEDVVAARAVIIASGGFEGDPTALGKELPGDVSTLVPIAPGVEFNKGEGIRMALDAGARRGGQWDGFHAEPVDPRADNPEALVMVFPYGILVNKLGERFLDEGRGTVDETYESTARAVWAQPDGIAYFITDRRFEQVGDRERGLLTGRKPVTADSLDELAAALGLPAQRLADTVAAYNSSVVDGEFDWRRPDGKHTEGLTPPKSNWALPVDEAPLLAYPVACAIVFTFGGLETDADARVVDEQGAPIPGLYAAGECTGIYHDKYPGGTSVLRGMVFGRVAGQTAATA; encoded by the coding sequence ATGACGACATCGGCATCGTCGCCGGACCCGGTCGTGGTGATCGGGGCGGGTATTGCGGGCCTGTCGGCCGCCGTCTCGGCGGCCGAGGAGGGCGCGCCGGTCATCGTGGTGGACCGCGCCGGGCCGCTGGAGGCCGGCGGCAACACGAAGTGGACCTCGGCCTACTTCCGCCTGGACGACGTCTACGAACCCAACGAGTCCTTCGTGGACGAAGTGGTCGCCTTCTCCGGCGGCCGCACCCCGTCCTGGTACGTCGAGGCGCTGGTCGAGCGCCTGCCCGAGACCATGGAGTGGATCCAGGGCCACGGCGCCCGCTTCCGGCGGTTCCCGACCTACTTCATCAACAGCAACCGGCCGCGGCTGCAACCACACGGCGGTGGCGAAGCCCTGCTCACCGCGCTGCGCCCGGTGGCGGAGAAGCTCGGAGTCGAGTTCCGCTACCACACCACGGCACAGAGCCTGGTGACCGCGGCGGACGGCCGGGTCACCGGGCTGCGGGTGAGCGGACCCGGCGGTGAAGACGTCGTGGCGGCCCGCGCGGTGATCATCGCCTCGGGCGGATTCGAGGGCGACCCGACCGCGCTGGGCAAGGAACTCCCCGGCGACGTCAGCACGCTCGTCCCGATCGCCCCCGGCGTGGAGTTCAACAAGGGCGAGGGCATCCGCATGGCGCTCGACGCGGGCGCCCGGCGCGGCGGCCAGTGGGACGGCTTCCACGCCGAACCGGTGGACCCGCGCGCGGACAACCCCGAGGCGCTGGTGATGGTCTTCCCCTACGGCATCCTGGTCAACAAGCTGGGGGAGCGGTTCCTCGACGAGGGGCGCGGCACGGTCGACGAGACCTACGAGAGCACCGCGCGCGCGGTGTGGGCGCAACCCGACGGTATCGCCTACTTCATCACCGACCGCAGGTTCGAGCAGGTCGGTGACCGCGAACGCGGACTGCTGACCGGCCGCAAACCGGTCACCGCCGACAGCCTCGACGAACTCGCCGCGGCACTGGGCCTGCCCGCGCAGCGGCTCGCCGACACCGTCGCCGCCTACAACTCCTCCGTTGTGGACGGTGAGTTCGACTGGCGCCGCCCCGACGGCAAGCACACCGAGGGGCTCACCCCGCCCAAGAGCAACTGGGCGCTCCCGGTCGACGAGGCGCCGCTGCTGGCCTACCCGGTGGCTTGCGCGATCGTGTTCACCTTCGGTGGCCTGGAGACCGACGCGGACGCCCGTGTGGTCGACGAGCAGGGCGCGCCGATCCCCGGCCTGTACGCGGCGGGGGAATGCACCGGCATCTACCACGACAAGTATCCCGGCGGCACGTCCGTGCTGCGCGGCATGGTGTTCGGGCGGGTGGCGGGCCAGACCGCCGCCACCGCCTGA
- a CDS encoding GntP family permease: MVVLHAAIAIAVVIVLILVVRVDPVISLVAGSVYLGLAAGLGFEKTITTIAEGFGDIMTEVGLLIGFGVLLGSLLHAMGALSKVVEKLLNALGPGKLPYALAVALSTIFPSIYVDVQLVLAAPLARSAAPHLGRGGLAMMGGALTTGILVGYVFVVPGLGTVAIAGLLHVPLGTILLYGFVLGPLTALLTMFVYSRLLRRGFWNADKDETSAVAETPADAEQEPRAKRPLPPLPVSLLPIVVPLLLIAFGAITEAAGVQSDVIAFLGDPVFALFAGLVGAYALARRTLGRDGLAGTMSKGFGSTGQILLVTGVGGSLGAVIGETDLDDVLSGLFSADAGVHAVLTVLLVWLVAAVLHFAIGSIAVAGIAAAGILAPIMGGLGIPPEVLALAIGSGALFALQLNSNFFWMFQTLLGVTTRGALKALTFVTSLASLVSLVLVMGLSFVV; the protein is encoded by the coding sequence ATGGTCGTGTTGCATGCGGCGATCGCGATCGCCGTGGTGATCGTGCTGATCCTGGTGGTACGGGTGGATCCGGTGATCTCGCTGGTGGCAGGCTCGGTCTACCTGGGACTCGCCGCCGGGCTCGGCTTCGAGAAGACCATCACCACGATCGCCGAGGGCTTCGGCGACATCATGACCGAGGTCGGACTGCTCATCGGGTTCGGCGTGCTCCTGGGCTCACTGCTGCACGCGATGGGCGCGCTGTCCAAAGTGGTCGAGAAACTGCTGAACGCACTCGGCCCCGGCAAACTGCCCTACGCGCTCGCGGTCGCGCTGAGCACCATCTTCCCGTCGATCTACGTGGACGTCCAGCTCGTGCTCGCCGCGCCGCTGGCCCGGTCGGCGGCCCCGCACCTGGGACGAGGCGGCCTGGCGATGATGGGCGGCGCGCTCACCACCGGCATCCTGGTCGGCTACGTGTTCGTGGTGCCGGGCCTGGGCACCGTGGCGATCGCCGGGCTGCTGCACGTGCCGCTGGGCACGATCCTGCTGTACGGCTTCGTCCTCGGCCCGCTGACCGCCCTGCTCACCATGTTCGTCTACAGCCGCCTGCTCAGGCGCGGGTTCTGGAACGCGGACAAGGACGAAACCTCCGCGGTCGCCGAAACCCCCGCGGACGCGGAGCAGGAGCCGCGGGCGAAGCGCCCGCTGCCGCCGTTGCCGGTGTCACTGCTGCCGATCGTGGTGCCGCTGCTGCTGATCGCGTTCGGGGCCATCACCGAGGCGGCGGGCGTGCAGTCCGACGTGATCGCCTTCCTCGGCGATCCGGTGTTCGCGTTGTTCGCCGGTCTCGTCGGCGCCTACGCCCTGGCCCGCCGGACGTTGGGCCGTGATGGGCTGGCCGGCACGATGTCGAAGGGGTTCGGCTCCACCGGCCAGATCCTGCTGGTCACCGGTGTCGGTGGCTCGCTCGGCGCGGTCATCGGCGAAACCGACCTGGACGACGTGCTGTCCGGGCTGTTCTCCGCCGACGCCGGGGTGCACGCCGTGCTGACGGTCCTGCTCGTGTGGCTGGTCGCGGCCGTCCTGCACTTCGCGATCGGCTCGATCGCGGTGGCAGGCATCGCGGCGGCGGGCATCCTCGCCCCGATCATGGGCGGGCTCGGCATCCCGCCCGAGGTGCTCGCGCTCGCGATCGGCTCCGGCGCGCTGTTCGCGTTGCAGCTCAACAGCAACTTCTTCTGGATGTTCCAGACGCTGCTCGGGGTGACCACCCGGGGAGCGCTGAAAGCACTCACGTTCGTGACCTCCCTGGCGTCGCTGGTGTCGCTGGTTCTGGTCATGGGCCTGAGTTTCGTGGTGTGA
- a CDS encoding HpcH/HpaI aldolase/citrate lyase family protein: protein MNLLPTAVSWLFVPASRPERFAKAAASGADVVVIDLEDAVAAGDKAAARANLSRHWPGSAGVPVVVRVNGLRSTESAADLAACRELGPAAVVLPKTETADDVRAAAEASGAPVLALVETARGLVGLPDLTTADGVVRLLFGSIDLALDLGTSDDAALDTARADLVRWSAARGLPQPVDGVTTAVRDPGTVTRDARRASAWGFGGKLCIHPAQVPLVHAAFAPTADELAWARRVLAVTADGAALADGEMIDRPVTERARRIVREADRAAR, encoded by the coding sequence GTGAACCTGCTGCCGACGGCGGTGAGCTGGCTGTTCGTCCCGGCCTCCCGCCCGGAACGCTTCGCGAAGGCGGCGGCCAGCGGCGCCGACGTCGTCGTGATCGATCTCGAAGACGCCGTGGCCGCGGGCGACAAGGCCGCAGCCAGGGCCAACCTGTCGCGGCACTGGCCGGGCTCGGCCGGGGTCCCGGTCGTGGTCCGTGTCAACGGTCTGCGGAGCACGGAGAGCGCGGCGGACCTCGCCGCCTGCCGTGAGCTGGGCCCGGCCGCCGTCGTGCTGCCCAAGACCGAAACCGCCGACGACGTGCGGGCTGCCGCCGAGGCGAGCGGCGCACCGGTGCTCGCGCTGGTCGAGACGGCCCGCGGCCTGGTCGGCCTGCCCGACCTCACCACCGCGGACGGCGTGGTGCGGTTGCTGTTCGGCAGCATCGACCTCGCCCTCGACCTCGGAACCAGCGACGACGCGGCGCTGGACACCGCCCGCGCTGACCTGGTCCGCTGGTCGGCGGCCCGTGGACTGCCGCAGCCGGTGGACGGCGTCACCACCGCCGTCCGGGACCCCGGCACCGTCACGCGGGACGCGCGCCGGGCCAGTGCCTGGGGTTTCGGGGGCAAACTATGCATTCATCCCGCACAGGTCCCGCTGGTCCATGCGGCGTTCGCCCCCACGGCCGACGAGCTGGCCTGGGCACGGCGGGTACTGGCCGTGACCGCCGATGGCGCGGCGCTGGCGGACGGTGAGATGATCGACCGTCCGGTCACCGAACGCGCCCGCCGGATCGTCCGGGAGGCCGACCGCGCGGCACGATGA
- a CDS encoding LysR substrate-binding domain-containing protein encodes MREAGVVDIAHLRDFIAVVDAGSLSRAAGGLHVSQPALSQRMAQLETQLGVQLLVRGPRGVLPTPAGTTLYRDAQQLVRQFDRLSRDVAEGGNRLRGPVAVGLPTTVAAPLAPALFSWTKARHPGIHLQLFESMSGYIHELLLAGRLDLAAVFREDDAPRAAEVPLYSEELYLVGQPDPRPDSAEEVPLPWLRAVPLVTPGARSNLRTLVDRAFAAHGLVPTIVADVESLGTMIRIAARGEACTILPLSVVREHGNPHELGVRRIVGPVLRRHVAIRTATEVYEPREAVAAVRDGIVEVTRRLAGEGRWPGIS; translated from the coding sequence ATGAGAGAGGCGGGCGTCGTGGACATCGCCCACCTGCGGGATTTCATCGCCGTCGTCGACGCGGGCAGCCTGTCCCGCGCCGCGGGCGGGCTGCACGTGTCGCAGCCGGCGCTGAGCCAGCGCATGGCGCAGCTGGAAACCCAGCTCGGGGTGCAGCTGCTGGTGCGTGGCCCGCGCGGGGTGCTGCCCACCCCCGCCGGCACCACGCTCTACCGCGACGCGCAGCAGCTCGTGCGGCAGTTCGACCGGCTTTCGCGTGATGTCGCCGAGGGCGGGAACCGCCTGCGCGGCCCGGTCGCCGTCGGGTTGCCGACCACGGTGGCCGCGCCGCTCGCCCCGGCCCTGTTCTCCTGGACGAAGGCCCGGCACCCGGGCATCCACCTGCAGCTGTTCGAGTCGATGAGCGGCTACATCCACGAACTGCTGCTGGCGGGCAGGCTGGACCTGGCCGCGGTGTTCCGGGAGGACGACGCGCCACGGGCGGCCGAGGTGCCGCTCTACTCCGAAGAGCTGTACCTGGTCGGCCAGCCCGATCCACGTCCGGACTCCGCGGAGGAGGTGCCGCTTCCGTGGCTGCGCGCGGTCCCCCTGGTCACCCCGGGCGCGCGCAGCAATCTGCGCACCCTGGTCGACCGCGCGTTCGCCGCCCACGGCCTCGTGCCCACGATCGTCGCCGATGTCGAGTCGCTGGGCACGATGATCCGCATCGCCGCCCGCGGCGAGGCGTGCACGATCCTGCCGCTGTCGGTCGTGCGGGAACACGGGAACCCGCACGAGCTGGGCGTGCGCCGGATCGTGGGACCGGTGCTGCGCCGTCACGTCGCGATCCGCACCGCGACCGAGGTCTACGAACCACGTGAAGCCGTGGCCGCGGTGCGGGACGGGATCGTCGAAGTCACCCGGCGCCTCGCGGGCGAGGGCCGGTGGCCGGGCATCAGCTGA
- a CDS encoding aldo/keto reductase yields MPLTLDTYRLLGRSGLRVSPLALGTATFGTEWGWGTGQDGARELFDTYLERGGNFIDTAGTYTDGSSERMLGDFVRDRRESLVLATKYTTLGRPGDPNSGGAHRKSLFASVEASLRRLRTDYLDLLFLHVWDFKTPVEEILRGLDDVVRQGKVLYVAMSNVPAWEISRMQAIADLRGWSPLVALQIEYSLINRGGERDLIPMARAMGLGVTPYSPLGGGVLSGKYSRADLTATNAGAGGRRSFNAGLGMVTERTLAIADVVREVAAEVGHTPAQVALAWTLRNPGVTAPVIGARTPEQLAGNLGALEVDLTAAQLARLDEVSAIDLGYPHDMLASDHIRAVTTGGMTIESRR; encoded by the coding sequence ATGCCGCTCACCCTCGACACCTACCGGCTGCTGGGCCGCTCCGGGCTGCGGGTCTCACCACTGGCCCTGGGCACGGCGACCTTCGGCACCGAGTGGGGCTGGGGCACCGGGCAGGACGGCGCACGCGAACTGTTCGACACCTACCTCGAGCGCGGCGGGAACTTCATCGACACCGCGGGCACCTACACCGACGGCAGCTCCGAGCGCATGCTGGGGGACTTCGTCCGCGACCGCCGCGAGAGCCTGGTGCTGGCGACCAAGTACACGACGCTGGGGCGGCCCGGCGACCCGAACTCCGGCGGCGCCCACCGCAAGAGCCTGTTCGCCTCGGTGGAGGCCAGCCTGCGCCGGTTGCGCACGGACTACCTCGACCTGCTCTTCCTGCACGTGTGGGACTTCAAGACACCGGTCGAGGAGATCCTGCGCGGCCTGGACGACGTGGTGCGGCAGGGCAAGGTCCTCTACGTGGCGATGTCCAACGTGCCGGCCTGGGAGATCTCGCGCATGCAGGCGATCGCCGATCTGCGCGGCTGGTCGCCGCTGGTCGCGCTGCAGATCGAGTACAGCCTCATCAACCGGGGCGGGGAACGGGACCTGATCCCGATGGCGCGGGCGATGGGGCTGGGGGTGACGCCGTATTCGCCGCTGGGCGGCGGTGTGCTCTCCGGCAAGTACAGCCGCGCGGACCTGACCGCGACGAACGCCGGCGCGGGCGGCCGCCGGAGCTTCAACGCGGGCCTGGGCATGGTCACCGAACGCACCCTGGCCATCGCCGACGTCGTCCGGGAGGTCGCCGCGGAGGTGGGACACACACCGGCCCAGGTGGCGCTGGCGTGGACCCTGCGGAACCCGGGCGTGACGGCACCGGTCATCGGCGCCCGCACGCCGGAGCAGCTGGCGGGAAACCTGGGCGCGCTGGAGGTCGATCTCACCGCCGCTCAGCTGGCCCGCCTGGACGAGGTGAGCGCGATCGACCTCGGCTATCCGCACGACATGCTCGCCAGTGACCACATCCGGGCGGTGACCACGGGCGGGATGACCATCGAGTCCCGCCGCTGA
- a CDS encoding helix-turn-helix transcriptional regulator: MITGTVDATQELAAFLRTRRERLDPRDAGIPAGRRSRRTPGLRREEVAELAGISVDYVVRLEQARGLRPSAEVVEALASALRLVPDERAYLFDLARHRPRETGKPATTAEPSLARLVADLSPRPAMLMNHRFDILAWNVELARLLLDFDALPPPQRNAMWLCLLRPEMREFYVDRDRVLREGVAHLRAAWAAHAEDPVLAALITECLTRDEEFARLWGERAVRVNGRGRKVLRHPDAGLLTVEFETLTPQQDPDQRLVIYRAADEESQSALDRLGAR, translated from the coding sequence GTGATCACCGGCACCGTGGACGCGACGCAGGAGCTGGCCGCGTTCCTGCGGACCCGGCGCGAACGACTGGACCCGCGGGACGCGGGCATCCCCGCGGGACGGCGGTCGCGGCGCACCCCGGGACTGCGCCGCGAAGAGGTCGCCGAACTGGCCGGGATCAGCGTCGACTACGTGGTGCGGCTGGAACAGGCCCGTGGGCTGCGGCCCTCGGCGGAGGTCGTGGAGGCGCTGGCCAGTGCGCTGCGCCTGGTCCCGGACGAACGCGCCTACCTCTTCGACCTGGCCCGGCACCGTCCCCGCGAGACCGGCAAACCCGCGACCACCGCGGAACCCTCGCTGGCCCGCCTGGTCGCCGATCTGTCACCGCGGCCGGCCATGCTGATGAACCACCGCTTCGACATCCTCGCCTGGAACGTGGAACTGGCGCGGCTGCTCCTGGACTTCGACGCCCTGCCGCCGCCGCAGCGCAACGCGATGTGGTTGTGCCTGCTGCGGCCGGAGATGCGCGAGTTCTACGTCGACCGCGACCGCGTCCTGCGGGAGGGAGTCGCCCACCTGCGCGCCGCGTGGGCCGCGCACGCGGAGGACCCGGTGCTGGCCGCCCTCATCACCGAATGCCTCACCCGCGACGAGGAGTTCGCGCGGTTGTGGGGCGAGCGGGCGGTCCGGGTCAACGGCCGGGGACGCAAGGTGCTGCGCCATCCCGACGCCGGCCTGCTCACCGTCGAGTTCGAAACACTCACCCCGCAGCAGGACCCGGACCAGCGGCTGGTGATCTACCGCGCCGCGGACGAGGAGAGCCAGTCGGCACTGGACCGGCTGGGCGCACGGTGA
- a CDS encoding CaiB/BaiF CoA transferase family protein, translating into MQPLRGVTVVSLEQAIAAPYASRHLADLGARVIKVERPGTGDFARAYDSRVHGLSSHFVWVNRNKESLTLDIKDPRGRAVLRQLIDGADVFIQNLAPGAAARAGLGAEALRENDPRLIVCDISGYGSPGPYETRKAYDLMVQSEAGLLSVTGTPADVAKVGISVSDIAAGMYAYSCILAALLERGRTGTGTHIDVSMLEATVEWMGFPMYYAYDGGQPPPRAGAAHATIYPYGPFTAGDGKVVMMAIQNEREWRLFCERFLGRPEVADHPDYATNSDRNAHREALGSIIARRLAELTSSEALDLLTAVPVANARVNSVGEVWDHPQLAARGRWHQVDTPAGPVRSPALPGLSPGDARMDAVPGVGQHTRAILAGLGMSDAEIDALVAEGVA; encoded by the coding sequence ATGCAACCGCTGCGTGGAGTGACCGTCGTTTCCCTGGAGCAGGCCATCGCCGCCCCCTACGCCAGCAGGCACCTCGCCGATCTGGGGGCGCGGGTGATCAAAGTGGAGCGGCCCGGCACCGGGGACTTCGCCCGCGCCTACGACTCCCGCGTGCACGGCCTGTCGTCGCACTTCGTGTGGGTCAACCGCAACAAGGAATCGCTCACGCTCGACATCAAGGACCCGCGCGGCAGGGCGGTGCTGCGGCAGCTGATCGACGGCGCGGACGTGTTCATCCAGAACCTGGCGCCCGGGGCGGCGGCTCGCGCGGGGCTCGGCGCCGAAGCGTTGCGGGAGAACGATCCCCGCCTGATCGTGTGCGACATCTCCGGCTACGGCTCCCCCGGTCCCTACGAAACCAGGAAAGCCTACGACCTCATGGTGCAGAGCGAAGCCGGGCTGCTCTCGGTCACCGGCACGCCCGCCGACGTCGCCAAGGTCGGCATCTCGGTGTCCGACATCGCCGCGGGCATGTACGCCTACAGCTGCATCCTGGCCGCGCTCCTGGAGCGCGGACGGACCGGCACCGGCACGCACATCGACGTGTCCATGCTGGAGGCCACGGTGGAATGGATGGGTTTCCCGATGTACTACGCCTACGACGGCGGGCAGCCGCCGCCGCGCGCGGGCGCGGCGCATGCCACGATCTACCCGTACGGGCCGTTCACCGCGGGCGACGGGAAGGTCGTCATGATGGCCATCCAGAACGAGCGCGAATGGCGCCTGTTCTGCGAACGGTTCCTGGGCAGGCCCGAGGTGGCCGATCACCCCGACTACGCCACCAACTCCGACCGCAACGCCCACCGGGAGGCGCTGGGCTCGATCATCGCGCGGCGTCTCGCCGAGCTGACCAGCAGCGAAGCCCTCGACCTGCTCACCGCGGTGCCGGTCGCCAACGCCAGGGTCAACTCCGTCGGCGAGGTCTGGGACCACCCGCAGCTGGCCGCGCGCGGACGCTGGCACCAGGTGGACACCCCGGCCGGGCCGGTGCGCTCGCCGGCGTTGCCCGGCCTGTCCCCCGGGGACGCGCGGATGGACGCCGTGCCCGGCGTCGGCCAGCACACGCGGGCGATCCTGGCCGGGCTCGGGATGAGCGACGCCGAGATCGACGCGCTCGTGGCGGAGGGCGTGGCGTGA
- a CDS encoding pyridoxal phosphate-dependent aminotransferase — MKPLSSRAASIRPSPTLSLNAQLTARRAAGEEVLNLSVGEPDFPMPGLAREYALKAIADGHNRYTDVAGIPELRERVRRKLAEDNGLEYAPGDIVVANGAKHALYNAFLALCEDGDEVVIPAPYWVTYPEQVRLTGAEPVIVPTASKLTARQLEAAVTPRTKVVVLNSPGNPTGATYTRPELDALADVVLRHDLYVVEDLIYEYFHYDDGAVPSIAALGPELKDRTVVVNGVSKSCAMTGWRIGYAAAPPEIAQLIRRLQGQATSNVSVVAQYAAIGAMDDVPWEAIKSYRDRRDVAHERLTAIDGIRCERPTGAFYLFPDVSTVLGGRTADEFCARLLAETGVGLVPGTGFGAPSHIRLSYAVDLPVLETALDRLAAFASG; from the coding sequence GTGAAACCGCTGTCGAGCCGGGCGGCCTCGATCCGCCCGTCGCCGACGCTGTCGCTCAATGCCCAGCTCACCGCCCGGCGTGCCGCGGGGGAGGAGGTGCTCAACCTCTCCGTCGGCGAACCCGATTTCCCGATGCCCGGGCTCGCACGCGAGTACGCGCTCAAGGCCATCGCGGACGGGCACAACCGCTACACCGATGTCGCGGGGATTCCCGAACTGCGCGAACGGGTCCGGCGCAAGCTCGCCGAGGACAACGGACTGGAGTACGCGCCGGGCGACATCGTCGTGGCCAACGGTGCCAAGCACGCGCTGTACAACGCGTTCCTGGCGCTGTGCGAGGACGGCGACGAGGTCGTGATCCCCGCCCCGTACTGGGTGACCTACCCCGAACAGGTGCGGCTCACCGGCGCCGAGCCGGTCATCGTGCCCACCGCGTCGAAGCTCACCGCGCGGCAGCTGGAGGCGGCGGTGACCCCGCGGACGAAGGTGGTGGTGCTCAACAGTCCGGGCAACCCGACCGGCGCCACCTACACGCGGCCGGAACTGGACGCACTCGCCGACGTCGTCCTGCGGCACGACCTCTACGTCGTGGAAGACCTGATCTACGAGTACTTCCACTACGACGACGGCGCGGTCCCCAGCATCGCCGCGCTCGGACCGGAGCTGAAGGACCGTACCGTCGTCGTCAACGGCGTGTCCAAGAGCTGCGCGATGACGGGGTGGCGCATCGGCTACGCGGCCGCGCCACCGGAGATCGCCCAGCTGATCCGGCGGCTGCAGGGCCAGGCGACGTCGAACGTGTCGGTCGTCGCCCAGTACGCGGCGATCGGCGCGATGGACGACGTGCCGTGGGAGGCGATCAAGTCCTACCGTGACCGCCGCGACGTCGCCCACGAACGCCTCACCGCGATCGACGGCATCCGGTGCGAGCGGCCGACGGGAGCGTTCTACCTCTTCCCCGACGTCTCCACCGTGCTCGGCGGACGCACCGCGGACGAGTTCTGCGCCCGCCTGCTCGCCGAAACCGGCGTCGGACTGGTGCCGGGCACCGGCTTCGGCGCGCCCAGCCACATCCGGCTCAGCTACGCCGTGGACCTGCCCGTGCTGGAGACCGCGCTCGACCGCCTGGCGGCCTTCGCGTCCGGATGA